Within Mytilus edulis chromosome 10, xbMytEdul2.2, whole genome shotgun sequence, the genomic segment GAACACGTTCCTGTCCCATCTCCATAATTATGTTGTCTTCATAACGCTCGgatgtataaaagagggacgaaagataccaaagggacagtcaaactcataaatctaaaacaaactgacaacgccatggctaaaaatgaaaaagacaaacaaacaacagcacacacgacacaacatagaaaactaaagaattaacaacacgaaccccaatatAAACTGCATGCTAGACAAGATACGAGTGTTGACAATGAAAATTGCCAATGAAACTCAACATAGTGTCCCATGGTAAGTACTGAATAATCCTTATTTGGATTTTTAACCTATGATGAAGAACCGGGAATATCCTCACTGTACTGGGTACCAACAATACACACAACTTTTATATTGCTGGGTTTGTCAAATTCTCAACGAAATCTCTTTCTAAATTACTTACATCTATTTTATTATGAATCAACGTCGGGATTTGGAGCTCATGTGTTACTACCTATTGTAGCAGGGGGCGTATGAATCGGATGTGATTACTAAACAACCCCAAAAAAATCTGTTAGATTGCACAGTACAATCTATCTCTTTCATCTTGCATTCCTTAGCTTTCATACTCTTTTCACAAGTTAATCATTCTGAACTTAAGGAGAGATTGGAATAGCTAGTCCAActttattttgtataatcataaatcatagaatggccaacgtagatacataTATctagtttaaggtggtacccaacactacacTCAGAGACgctcaaacattttttttttaaaaggccaaataaagtacgaaattgacaATGTATTTGCTTGAAGGACGTGATTCGTTATAGAGTTGGTGTCCTCTCTCTAAATACACggggggtctcttcctatatGAAGATATATACAGATGTGCCCGCTGGAACGGGTCCCTTTTTTACGCATCCAAAATATCAATGGGTTGCGATTTCATCAAGATAATATGTCAATGGGTCAATAATTTTCATCTTTCCATTAGATTTTTCAAGTCCAGATGTAAAAAATCAATCTGTGATAACTTAGgaatatatgaatgggttatgattttGCCATGAAATATGTTAATGGGTCAGGATTTCACAAGACTGCAATATATGAATGGGGGAGTTTTCTAAATACcgattattcaaaatttggtgagTGTTGAAGAATGAAACCACAGATACAGATGCTAATCAGCATCACATCTCGACTAAAATCTAGATATTGACAAGTGATGGtaagagaaaaagaaaatttcgacatatgaaatgattaaattaaagctttccaattgtgaacttatatactagtagtaacaatGAAGCAGCACCTGTATAAGGAATATTATATTTCTCATTTGGAAGGGCATTCCAGAGCTTGTGTTTCTATCACAACTTCCTTGATATGTGATATGTAGGTTAtgaattaaagaatatttttCACCAAGGTTCCTATTGATAAAGGTGAGGTATTCACTTTAACTTGTATTGAATATCCTCAACTATTACAGTCTATAAGTTTAGTAATGTAATACCATTTGCATATGCGAATCTAGGGAGGGGGCCCTTTcatggggaaaatttggttgattatatagggaatcactgaagcatgactggagaccccccttatgaaaagttctggatccgcaactgatttgttggtatttttgtatttatttgttttttgcaatgttaGTGTCTCTTTTCTGCTTAGTTTTGATTTCTCTTTTAACTATTTTAGTCTTGTATAGGAACACTTCTCTGATGTGATTGTTTTTTTAAGGGTTTATAATTTCTAAGGCGTATTGTGCCCTTTTCAGATCAAGCATAATTATTAGAGTATGCATGCTTATTTGCCCAACTTAATGATGCTTggatattaatattttgtttgctAGATGAATGCCGTCATTTTTTGTGTCTATTATTTACATATCTGTAAAAGATAGTCCAGATGTTATACGTTAATTGTCTTTAGTTTTCCAGGTTGTGTCTTGTGNNNNNNNNNNNNNNNNNNNNNNNNNNNNNNNNNNNNNNNNNNNNNNNNNNNNNNNNNNNNNNNNNNNNNNNNNNNNNNNNNNNNNNNNNNNNNNNNNNNNCATCAGGAACATGAAATTCAGTGATTGTCCTCTGTTGCTGTGTTACctatttgtatttcattcattattttgaacatacattaggctgtttgttttctcgtttgaattgatttacatttgtcatttcagggcattTTATAACGGACTATGCAGTAAgggctttgtttattgtttaaaggcccacagttgttaatttttgtgtcatttggtcttttgtgttGAGTTGTGTCATTAGCaaccacaccacatcttcttttttatatatactattGCACACCCTTTGCTTCAAAGCTCAACTACAATGTATGCCTGGTACAAACAATAAAACACTACATGTGAAGGAAAATTAGTCtatgtttaaattaatttattgtaCAAAAAGAATTTGAACAATGAGAATAAGTTTTGGTTGTGCACATATTGCCTTCGTCTCATCTGTCACTGCAGTCATTCACGAAGATATATTAACTGATCATTTACATGGCTAAAAATCTAGAAAATAATTTGATACAAATCCAACGGCTGGTATTGTTACCACTCCACTTTTGAATACTGTCCATTATAACTGTTATGACCTGAAAAAGACAAGATTTACAattctcaaatttaaaaaaaaatctatttgttGTTAAAATTAACATTATATGGGTTTTCTCTCATCAGCCCAATACATGTACCTTAAGCTTGGTTTGAAATGCTGACTTTTGTCAAGGGTAATACGAAAATCCTTGTATCATATTCTTACCATTATAAATTGCTTGAAAGATATGAAAACATACTATTCCTAAACTAGGATTTCTTGTACATGTAGAAATAAAACCAAGGAAgttgctatatttaaaaattcaaaattcttgggtgaaattttaaaaatactatgaaaaacaaacaaacaaacaaaaacataacttAATAACTTATTGGGCCTAAACTGTGTAATGTAGTATTTCTCTGTGCATTTCTCATAAACATATACTTCATGGTCTAAAAGGTTATGCTTTTCCAGCTTTAAAGGCTAAATCATATATAGGAACAACATATTTATAATTTCTGCTAAAAATGTACTTTCGAGTACTTTGTCAATCATCATGTATCATAAAATCATTGAGACCAGAGTTCTCATTTTAAATTCCTGCTCCACCTCTGACCATGAAGGAAAGCAAAAAAAAGATTAAGTTATAGGTAtgctaaaatttacaaaaaaaaaaaagaattattatttaaacttaattttaccaTACATAAATTAACTGTCAATGTTTATACAAGTACAAAAACTGCAAATCAAAACTATATTTCATACACAATTTAAATTTATCTGAATAATATTACTGACTTTCAGAGATGAATGGCTTTTAATGATAGACAAATGTGTTGCTTATTAAATTATTGATAATGATTTCTTTACAAAAACATtgatatacaaaattaaatccaTGAAACAAAGAGCTAAAACTTGATATATAATGAGAAAAGTAACATAATAAAAGTTTTCCCACCTTGATCTTGACCGGTGTTTACGACTGGACTTCTTACCACTGCGCTCTTCCTTTCTCCTCCTACTTGATCGTGATTCTTCCGACGGACTCCTTCGACTCTTTTGTGATTTCCTATGCTTACTACGACCTTCATTACTCTCCACAGAGTAAGACCTAGATCGTTTACGTTTTTTGGACTTACTTTCCCTATGTCGTTCAGATTTTTCTGAACGTTTAGACCTCCCTTTCCCCCGATCACTTTCCCTTTCCAAACTACGGTCTCTGTGACTATGTTTTTCACGAACTTTATATTCCTCTTCATCTAAGTAACTAGAATGCCGCCTTCTATGATCGCCATCATGTGATTTCCGATGACTTTTGTCATGTGACTTACTATAGTCTCTATCTCTACTATAACTACGGCTTTTGTGTCTTCGACGGTCCCTTTCCCTACTATGTGACCTACCCCCCTCCCTACTTTGGGTCCGTGATTCTTTATCTCTCCTTTTAGATTTGCTGTCATTGTACTCCTCAATATAGTCTTTACTATGTCGTTTACCATTTTCATCTCGACTTGAAGTTCTTTCTATTTGTTGTACCttctgtattttttgtattttttttgcttttttcttttttgcatttgAACTACTTTCAGATTCTGATTCAGAATCTGAACTAGTAGAACTTGAGCTTGAACTGGAAGAACTATTTGAATTGGAAGAGTCAGAAGAACTAGAACTTGTGGTCCCAGAACTTGAACTTTCACTAGAACCCACAGCCCTTCCCTtatcttttttcacttttttctcttttgatttgCCCCCAGATTTTTTGGATTTATCATGATTTGCTGGAGGTTCTTTTTCCTCCTTTTGAACTTCTAATCCTGGAATTTCACTATAATTGCTTTCAAATGGATTACTACTCTTTTCAGAGATAGGGTTTTTTAAATAGGCTGGTGTCTCTGGTTCTGAAAAGACAATAGTAAAAATAATTGTCAATTGTAAAAGCGATAAAAATTATCTGTGTAAGTTATAATTTAAACCGAGAATGTACGACGAGTTTAAATATAATATGAACAGTAGACCTGAAGATAAGATAttgaatactgtggattccttTAATTTAGCATTAGTAAAAAAATTCATGGATTAAGGAAATTTTGATCATGGTTTTACAAATTTCTGCATTCaaaccttttaaaaaatttgaccattgttgaatatttgaatattttttaacctgttgACATTAAATGCACCAAAATTGGTACCccacaaaaaataatgaatccacagttgtGTTACATTAATGGACAACCTGGTTCCCCTGTTTGATtgtgtaccccccccccccccccccccccccccagtttaAGGCTATCTGATTTTCATGAGTTGTTACTTTAAACTTGCATCATTTGTGTCTATCTAATAATAGATTTTGTAGAGGTTTGCTATTACCTATAAAGAGTGTACAAAGTTTAGTTCCTTTTTTGGGGCTACGAAATTgtaattttcaatgttttgtcTCTATCAATAAATTTCTGATTTTCTAAGtatcaactttattttttttatcctgctttttctttctttcaatgaCTACATTTAATTGTCTGGGAAGGTCATATAGGTGATTTTTCAAGCCCTGTTGCTctccattttttcaattttgacctGATTTATTTACTTCTTTTTGCCACATTTGTgtatatttgcattttttgtttttattgtacaaATGACAAATAACTAGTTTCTACCAAcatctaaaaaaacaaatatcataaattacaattatattgattaaccttcaaaataacttttctttTTCATCGACCTGCATTATATATTAAAGTGTCTAGGTAAATCAGAATGAAACATACATTAAATGTAATACACTATTTTTCTTGTATTGAATCTTTATTGCACAGATTAAATTGCCAATAGTACAgaataatatttttgtattattttctgACAATGTAGTTGAGAAACTGTGCTTCTGAATATATAGAGATGACATTTGGAAATAATTAAGGGATAAGTTTCTGTTGATATCAACCCCAATCACTGTTAAACCAATCTATTCATTCCAAATATTGTTACCTGAGATTTGTAGAGGTAAATACTACTATAATATTTACATCTAAGGATTTGAACagtaacaaataaatatatatttatcttattttcGCATGGAATATTTGGCACACACATTTTTAACTCAACTTATTGTGATTTTTCTTCAGGCAAAGTTGAACTTGATAGATTTCACCATCATCTTTAAGTTTTTTAGGTCATATATCACTTCAAgaattcaaatttgttttaattaatgaaaGGTGGAGAACCATTTGAAATTTGAAGTGAAAGGTCCTCTATAAAAACATATGCTGAATGTGtgcatgggacacagatgatgcccctgcttgcatatcatatacagttataaagggacataactgaagaaaaGTAAGAGATGCTAccaaaatttgtacttgatctgagttttgtggtaatttttcaagttgtgtataagtttcataacatttggtaaaaaaagtaagagaacggaaatgaacaattcagttatttttttcatttgtaaaggagcataactctagaacagttaaatatttagctttgagtgttcctgatgaaggtaaatccagattagtgcttcattttttattatctttatttttttcaaatttttattgttaaaaaaactataaatgCTTTTATACAGGAGCATTTGTCTTAAATAAATCTTATTAGTATTTCCCTGTTAACAGTCAACAATGTCATGTCAGTTTTCTAAATGTGTCTCATATTTTTATTCTTCTGCAGATACTTTTACACCTACCAATTTCGTCCTCCATATAGATTGCCTGGTTTTTCATCTTTTCTGCAAACTCTCTTTTCTTTCGTCTGATTGATGCCTCTAACTCAGCATCTGAATCCCCACCACCTCCATTGTCATTCCCATCTACATTATCCTCATCATCTTCATCATCCTCACTGTCTGTACCATAGCCTAGTCCTAAATGGGACATAGAAAACTACTGAATACAGCACATGCCTTACAATTTCCAATACTTAAATCAATTTATATCATAATTATTAATCAAGAACCAATTCTGAATATCAGTTTTGTATTGAATACTGTGGACTCATTATTATTTCTTGGATAGCATTTTTTTGGTGGATTTCATCACTTCAGGTGGATCatgaatttaaataattaactaagttcaaattttctataggtttgtatgcagaaTTCTGTAAACAGCAACATTTTAAATTGACCCTAATCCACGGAAATTAGTAAATgtgataataaaaattaaaatgaatccacagtacccgTTATTTTAAAGGAGATATCAGGAGACGTTGCAGAAAAGATGAACACATTTCTCAAAATAAGTCCTACTACAATAAGGGCTA encodes:
- the LOC139491357 gene encoding arginine/serine-rich protein PNISR-like; the protein is MWANPFPGGMNPMMQQSAIQGMPHGQVDWAQLAKQWIQHKETADSSQPNHGVVDLAQPPPPPPPMPQNDDMEVVNEGETSQDSNSNSMYSGGNTEPTYTYPGQTGWNWNTQWNAQGWSVQGGENKDEGTFEYSHGNFGEQFEYNHGGQFYDQGDQGEYNNQYWNSEEQDNHHYHRPRRDRNNRRDRERFRHNEDSNPPDDSGLDAAKRKSLPAWIREGLEKMENEKQRKIHKEKMDLEMQEEERLKEEREKAAKEAIMAQKEGNDSEPTLPKKSRFDSDDEASDKSPSPSKDRSPEPSPIKKRSPSPDEFKTEEEKQMEMMIKVKKTLTEVLLDVTNSEIQEIAREVFSKAKTKAAKAPAKQLAKSTALATITGLGLGYGTDSEDDEDDEDNVDGNDNGGGGDSDAELEASIRRKKREFAEKMKNQAIYMEDEIEPETPAYLKNPISEKSSNPFESNYSEIPGLEVQKEEKEPPANHDKSKKSGGKSKEKKVKKDKGRAVGSSESSSSGTTSSSSSDSSNSNSSSSSSSSSTSSDSESESESSSNAKKKKAKKIQKIQKVQQIERTSSRDENGKRHSKDYIEEYNDSKSKRRDKESRTQSREGGRSHSRERDRRRHKSRSYSRDRDYSKSHDKSHRKSHDGDHRRRHSSYLDEEEYKVREKHSHRDRSLERESDRGKGRSKRSEKSERHRESKSKKRKRSRSYSVESNEGRSKHRKSQKSRRSPSEESRSSRRRKEERSGKKSSRKHRSRSRS